In a single window of the Dreissena polymorpha isolate Duluth1 chromosome 3, UMN_Dpol_1.0, whole genome shotgun sequence genome:
- the LOC127872853 gene encoding uncharacterized protein LOC127872853 isoform X1, with product MKTKIKFDIIGIMDNGHSNGNQECGGSRRKSSEYETEVKLSIDTISFPSGHDLHSDLLSDRYCLECERIIRPECEHTHQEHNVITTKKAICLTSKRIDKELEKLKNLLRYASIVIHDLQHNIDRSHSHYLEISKELFTRAQMLSEDDMGMVDDLLNYIKLDHDTELARMETKIQEFNSFISTAKSCILTSERLVASLNSEGLISDCTSMVKSIRDVEISLPECLSERSISQITSIPEVKNDVILTPEEILGIYSKDIVPWRIEVKRITSFRPDGISARCVTTMCRAENGEVLVVWQWGPLIYLVNKDGTIKKSVDMESKMDCICTLKEGYAVSCHLQKCIKVLSHDFVVLRTFETALIPRGIFSNSQNEVFICEVENMHRKANDKNKIVRLDVSSGSKTVIPCGDNLLQPCRITVNDNDEICVSDRNKGCIVIFHQDGSLKSEYSGPSLSTRHRFAPESIRCDRFGQILCVDYTNHTVHVLDPIGRFRGFLIMDTEIERRSIFMGTSSPFSLTIDSDGDLWVGNKFGYLTVLKYFV from the coding sequence ATGAAGACAAAAATCAAGTTTGATATAATTGGAATTATGGATAACGGTCATTCAAATGGAAATCAAGAGTGTGGTGGTAGCAGACGAAAATCGAGTGAATATGAAACTGAGGTAAAATTAAGTATCGATACAATATCTTTTCCCAGTGGCCATGACCTTCACAGTGATCTACTTTCGGATCGCTATTGCCTTGAATGTGAGCGGATAATACGTCCGGAATGCGAACATACGCACCAGGAACATAATGTTATAACTACAAAGAAGGCGATTTGTTTAACTTCAAAGAGAATCGACAAAGAGCTGGAGAAATTGAAAAACCTTCTACGCTACGCAAGTATAGTTATTCATGATTTACAACATAATATTGACCGGTCTCATTCTCATTATTTAGAAATCTCAAAAGAGTTGTTTACCCGAGCTCAAATGCTGTCCGAAGATGACATGGGTATGGTCGatgatttattaaattatatcaaACTAGACCATGATACCGAATTAGCGCGAATGGAAACCAAAATACAGGAATTTAACAGTTTTATATCAACCGCAAAGTCATGCATATTAACTTCCGAACGCTTGGTTGCATCTTTAAATAGCGAAGGTTTAATATCGGATTGTACATCTATGGTGAAATCAATTCGCGATGTTGAAATTTCTTTACCAGAATGCCTTTCCGAACGTTCTATATCACAAATAACTTCCATTCCAGAAGTGAAAAATGATGTGATATTGACTCCAGAAGAAATTTTGGGCATTTATTCTAAGGATATCGTGCCTTGGCGAATAGAAGTTAAAAGAATAACATCTTTTCGGCCCGATGGGATAAGTGCCCGATGCGTTACCACCATGTGTCGCGCGGAAAATGGCGAAGTTTTAGTGGTATGGCAATGGGGTCCCCTTATTTACCTTGTAAACAAAGATGGAACTATAAAGAAATCGGTGGATATGGAAAGTAAAATGGACTGCATCTGTACGTTGAAAGAAGGCTACGCCGTGTCTTGCCACTTGCAGAAATGTATCAAAGTGCTAAGTCACGATTTTGTTGTGCTGCGAACGTTCGAAACGGCTCTTATTCCCAGAGGGATTTTCTCAAACAGTCAAAACGAGGTTTTTATATGCGAGGTTGAGAATATGCATAGAAAAGCCAACGATAAGAACAAAATTGTGCGGTTGGACGTCTCCTCAGGATCAAAGACTGTAATACCATGCGGAGACAATCTATTGCAACCGTGTAGAATAACTGTAAACGACAACGACGAAATTTGCGTCTCGGATCGAAACAAGGGCTGTATCGTGATATTCCACCAAGATGGCTCATTGAAATCGGAATATTCGGGCCCTAGTCTTTCTACGCGCCATCGGTTCGCCCCAGAATCGATCCGGTGCGACCGTTTCGGCCAGATACTCTGCGTGGACTATACCAATCATACCGTACACGTGTTGGATCCTATCGGAAGGTTCCGCGGGTTTCTTATCATGGACACGGAAATTGAGCGTCGATCAATATTTATGGGCACCAGCTCCCCATTCTCGTTGACTATCGATAGCGACGGTGATTTGTGGGTAGGAAACAAGTTCGGGTATTTAACAGTGTTAAAATACTTTGTGTAA
- the LOC127872853 gene encoding uncharacterized protein LOC127872853 isoform X2: MKTKIKFDIIGIMDNGHSNGNQECGGSRRKSSEYETEVKLSIDTISFPSGHDLHSDLLSDRYCLECERIIRPECEHTHQEHNVITTKKAICLTSKRIDKELEKLKNLLRYAKVKNDVILTPEEILGIYSKDIVPWRIEVKRITSFRPDGISARCVTTMCRAENGEVLVVWQWGPLIYLVNKDGTIKKSVDMESKMDCICTLKEGYAVSCHLQKCIKVLSHDFVVLRTFETALIPRGIFSNSQNEVFICEVENMHRKANDKNKIVRLDVSSGSKTVIPCGDNLLQPCRITVNDNDEICVSDRNKGCIVIFHQDGSLKSEYSGPSLSTRHRFAPESIRCDRFGQILCVDYTNHTVHVLDPIGRFRGFLIMDTEIERRSIFMGTSSPFSLTIDSDGDLWVGNKFGYLTVLKYFV, encoded by the exons ATGAAGACAAAAATCAAGTTTGATATAATTGGAATTATGGATAACGGTCATTCAAATGGAAATCAAGAGTGTGGTGGTAGCAGACGAAAATCGAGTGAATATGAAACTGAGGTAAAATTAAGTATCGATACAATATCTTTTCCCAGTGGCCATGACCTTCACAGTGATCTACTTTCGGATCGCTATTGCCTTGAATGTGAGCGGATAATACGTCCGGAATGCGAACATACGCACCAGGAACATAATGTTATAACTACAAAGAAGGCGATTTGTTTAACTTCAAAGAGAATCGACAAAGAGCTGGAGAAATTGAAAAACCTTCTACGCTACGCAA AAGTGAAAAATGATGTGATATTGACTCCAGAAGAAATTTTGGGCATTTATTCTAAGGATATCGTGCCTTGGCGAATAGAAGTTAAAAGAATAACATCTTTTCGGCCCGATGGGATAAGTGCCCGATGCGTTACCACCATGTGTCGCGCGGAAAATGGCGAAGTTTTAGTGGTATGGCAATGGGGTCCCCTTATTTACCTTGTAAACAAAGATGGAACTATAAAGAAATCGGTGGATATGGAAAGTAAAATGGACTGCATCTGTACGTTGAAAGAAGGCTACGCCGTGTCTTGCCACTTGCAGAAATGTATCAAAGTGCTAAGTCACGATTTTGTTGTGCTGCGAACGTTCGAAACGGCTCTTATTCCCAGAGGGATTTTCTCAAACAGTCAAAACGAGGTTTTTATATGCGAGGTTGAGAATATGCATAGAAAAGCCAACGATAAGAACAAAATTGTGCGGTTGGACGTCTCCTCAGGATCAAAGACTGTAATACCATGCGGAGACAATCTATTGCAACCGTGTAGAATAACTGTAAACGACAACGACGAAATTTGCGTCTCGGATCGAAACAAGGGCTGTATCGTGATATTCCACCAAGATGGCTCATTGAAATCGGAATATTCGGGCCCTAGTCTTTCTACGCGCCATCGGTTCGCCCCAGAATCGATCCGGTGCGACCGTTTCGGCCAGATACTCTGCGTGGACTATACCAATCATACCGTACACGTGTTGGATCCTATCGGAAGGTTCCGCGGGTTTCTTATCATGGACACGGAAATTGAGCGTCGATCAATATTTATGGGCACCAGCTCCCCATTCTCGTTGACTATCGATAGCGACGGTGATTTGTGGGTAGGAAACAAGTTCGGGTATTTAACAGTGTTAAAATACTTTGTGTAA